Within Pygocentrus nattereri isolate fPygNat1 chromosome 17, fPygNat1.pri, whole genome shotgun sequence, the genomic segment agtagagttctatatagaaccactgtctttactaaagaacccttgaagaaccacctttttatgGGTGTAGTGCactcaaattttgtcaaaatgcATAAATTTAGAGTGTCCTATTCATTTCGATTGACACTTATTTTGTATGTGTCAAAGGTCACACTGTGAGGGCAGATTGTGTGTTATATAATCAAGCTGACATTATTATGACGTCAAATTGGTTGTTGTTTACAAATCTGATCGACAACAACACGGTCCAGCTCGGTAGAGAATTTCGCAGTCAACAAATGTACAAATTTACATCACAAGTCACTATAATTTCCTGTGAcactgaatgggatttttgctaAAACGAACAGACAGCAAATTAAAAAACGCTGCATTTTCATGTTTGGTGTGAATATGTAATCAGTTACACACGTGCTTGAATTCATTTACAGATGTCTAAATAATCTGCACTTGATTTGTGAAGACTATTTCACCATAAGCAACACGGCAGCCATGTGAATAAGCtgagctgtctctctcttggtcactctctctctccatctctctctctctctctctctccccgtctctctctctctctctctctacagtaCAGTCAGGTGGCAAGCCTCTTGGTAGCTTGTGGCGTTGACGATACTAAACATGTCTCTTCTCACAAAATTCAGAAAATTACTCAGGGGGCACAGCGGCTGGGCAGAGTGACGGTCATGATCCCGGCAGAAGTCAGTGTCAAAAGTTAAGTCCTGTCCATTGTAGAGGACTCGAATGAACGCGTTCTCCACAGttcctcctttctttccttttccctCCTTTGCTTCCGGGCTCTTCCACAGCTCAAATACCAGCCTGGCCGCAAACCTGGGAAACCCCGCCCCTTCCAGCCCTAGTGCACTTAGCAATGGTGCCATGGTAACATCATGGGCAGAGGCCAGTGCGAAAACAGGCTCCTCGATGCCCTTGCGTCTCCGCCTCACCGCCGCCTCCATCCTTAGCGCGGTGCGGTTCAGGTACGGGTGGGCTGCTAGCACAGCATAGCGGCGGTAAAGTCCCACCTCCTGCCGCTCCCGCTCATCATCATGCTGCTGCCGGCGAATCACGGCAAAGTGATTAAGCGTGAGACACGCCCCCTGGGTGCGAGCATTAGAGTTAGCACAAGGGAAAGGAAGACCGTGGCACAGGTGGCACAGAAGCGAGTCCACCGGATTGGCCGCACGCAGCGCCCGAGTGGCCACGCCCAGGGCTGTCGCCATAGCAACATAATTGTGCTCCAGCTCTGCATCTGAGGTCCGCTGCCTGTACTGCCGCTTCTGCTCCAGGTCCAGGTAGCGGCTCCTGGCCGGACAGTCACAGGACGAGCCGCAGAACAGCGTGCTCCACTGCTGCCTGACCGTCAGCTTGGACCAGGGAAAGTCCGGCAGGAAGCCATAGAGCAGAGCCAGGCCACTCTGCAGTGTCCGGCTTTTACCTGTGGACTCCATGAATACCTGCCGAGGCGACCAATCAGGAGGCAACAACCTGTGGCGTCTAATATAGGCCTGGTGCAGAATCACACCGTTTTTCAAGTGCTGGAccacacctgagagagagagagagagagagagagagagagagagagagagagagagagagagagagagagagagagagagagagagaaatgcttaACCTTTAGAATTTAAGAGCTACTATTGTTGTTATGGTGTAAATATATTCAAATGCAATTACAGAGTTGTAGTCCTACACAAACGTTTAGGCACCTGTTGTCAAATCACATGcgttgctgattttctaagtgaaaataagtcacacatcctctactgagaacacacttctgcacattttaatgcacagttacagtttatttgctaaaatgtaacatattgaacaaaaaataaaaaaggaaataaggcgcaaaagttatggcacaagTTTAATTCTTtgactttaatttaaaaaagtcCCACACACTGatcaaaaaagcaataaaactgcAAGATCATCAAAACAGGAATACAGTGACTTTGGAGcaatgattattttttaatatattaaactaagcaataaatataaattgtgcactaaaatcagcagaaaaaagtcaaatttatatgtgttctctgtagaggatgttctGACTTACTTTCactctgaaaatcaacaaaacagaatGACTTAGTGTTCATACTTTATTATGACTACCTGGGGAGGATGGTCATGCGTATtggatttttcactgaactgctTCTTTAACTGATCTCTAACAGATTGTTTGTGTCGTTTCAGACACAGTATGAcgctgtttgtctgtttttatagatGACTGTATGAAATGTGATTGGTGAGTTCAGGCTGTGCTATGACTGGTTACCTGTCTGTGTGAGCTCCCCCATCTCACAGCTGCTGTGATTGGGCACTCGGGGCAGAGAGCCCAGTGAGGCGTCCCAGTGGCCACGCCCACCTTGAGCCATGTGACTGATGAAGGAGGCcaagagagggtgagagggcttcctgaaagagagagagagagagaaaaattagTAAATGAGTCAGTGACTCagagagtaagtgagtgagtgaatgggtgactgaagtgaatgtgtcagtgagtgaataaatgagagagtaagagtgaatgagtcagtgagtgagttgaATGTATCAGCGAGGGAGTTAAATGAATCAGTAAGAGAGTAAATGAGTCAGTGATTGAATGATAGAGTGAGTGAATAAGTCAGTGAGAGACTGactaagtgagtgagtgagtgagtcagtgctTGAATGAGGGAGTGGGTGAgcaagtgagtgaatgagtgagtgaataaggGAGTGAGTGAAATCAAGAAGAAGTCATTACATactaaaatgaaatatatgaataaataatgaagcATAATTACCTACTTCTAGTTATATCATGTCACACAGTTGACTATGAACAGCTATTTGAtcagcatgattggtcactatttttcaaatattctggatattcattttatgcttattcttaattttttttttttacaatcattttcagattttacattgtttatgaacctattttatattttatatatttttaaaactgtctTATAATACCGTTAAAGTACAAAAgactatataaataaagctgagctgaagtgaACTGAGAGTAAAAAAGCACATATCTCAGTAAAGGACCTAAAACATGGTGTAATACTCAACTGTCACCACAAGGaggcaaaacaacagaaaaaataagACCAGGGAACTCTTGATCAACACTGTACTAAATAAATCCCAATGTGTGGGCGTACATGTGTTTAAAGTGAGCttaagagaaagcgagagaatgagagagagagagagagagagagagagagagagagagagagagagagagagagagagagagagagagaggggtgggggttTAATAAGAGGAAGATGGTGAGGATTATATTATAATACTTTAAATCTGTAACAGCAGGGCAGTATTATGTGATGCCCACAGATTAATAACGCTCTGTGGTCCAGCTGGCAGCCTTGACAAGAGCGAAAGCCCTgccctgattggtcaggacaCGGTGCTGAATCCATGGAAACAAACAATTACATTCAGTTCTATGAAAGTAAGTGTCTGTAGGGGGTCGGCAGCTACACCACAAGCAGAGACCACTAGAGAGAATACTGATGAGATTACAGTTCATAAACTCCACTCACACAGACAGCAATGTCAGCTTCTTCTGAAAGCTTCTGCAGTGATTACAGTGGGGGCCTCATAATACAAATACAGTTCTACGAAAAAGAGCTcatggaaaagaaaagaaaaaaagaagagaagaaacaaCTGCGCACAACGTTTAACTTGTTCTGCTTATACAAGCATATtcacag encodes:
- the pxylp1 gene encoding 2-phosphoxylose phosphatase 1 isoform X1, with product MLARNRFILLLAVGLVLAVLSFSLQYLQLMPTSPVGEEVPRGKSRKRVNPVVHTEAPEPDPIADAYRYCNLPNQTEHTWEGHSLADYKLLSVHVMIRHGDRYPLYSIPQTKRPAIDCTLSSNRKPSHPLLASFISHMAQGGRGHWDASLGSLPRVPNHSSCEMGELTQTGVVQHLKNGVILHQAYIRRHRLLPPDWSPRQVFMESTGKSRTLQSGLALLYGFLPDFPWSKLTVRQQWSTLFCGSSCDCPARSRYLDLEQKRQYRQRTSDAELEHNYVAMATALGVATRALRAANPVDSLLCHLCHGLPFPCANSNARTQGACLTLNHFAVIRRQQHDDERERQEVGLYRRYAVLAAHPYLNRTALRMEAAVRRRRKGIEEPVFALASAHDVTMAPLLSALGLEGAGFPRFAARLVFELWKSPEAKEGKGKKGGTVENAFIRVLYNGQDLTFDTDFCRDHDRHSAQPLCPLSNFLNFVRRDMFSIVNATSYQEACHLTVL
- the pxylp1 gene encoding 2-phosphoxylose phosphatase 1 isoform X2, which translates into the protein MQFSLLLLFAVQLMPTSPVGEEVPRGKSRKRVNPVVHTEAPEPDPIADAYRYCNLPNQTEHTWEGHSLADYKLLSVHVMIRHGDRYPLYSIPQTKRPAIDCTLSSNRKPSHPLLASFISHMAQGGRGHWDASLGSLPRVPNHSSCEMGELTQTGVVQHLKNGVILHQAYIRRHRLLPPDWSPRQVFMESTGKSRTLQSGLALLYGFLPDFPWSKLTVRQQWSTLFCGSSCDCPARSRYLDLEQKRQYRQRTSDAELEHNYVAMATALGVATRALRAANPVDSLLCHLCHGLPFPCANSNARTQGACLTLNHFAVIRRQQHDDERERQEVGLYRRYAVLAAHPYLNRTALRMEAAVRRRRKGIEEPVFALASAHDVTMAPLLSALGLEGAGFPRFAARLVFELWKSPEAKEGKGKKGGTVENAFIRVLYNGQDLTFDTDFCRDHDRHSAQPLCPLSNFLNFVRRDMFSIVNATSYQEACHLTVL